Proteins from one Sulfuriferula thiophila genomic window:
- a CDS encoding type IV secretion system DNA-binding domain-containing protein: MFESIYTIIFVIAVLSLIAARIYIYSADNMKFKLFIIPTVASLVFSINPANHDAFFSSWLGYFAAVFIIMSVWEFAIKEHIASWLDAADSDPNHVRGSSISSHSKVIKQMRKAGVTADLSLAGVPVPDNLEPYHFLFAGATGTGKSVAFIEMLDKIKARSNPTEKVICVDSGGGFYSRYANNLTDPILFNPFDARSVSWSPFAEMRYPWDADSMAKSIIPDMQGEAGQFSGYAQTFLSVVLLRLFESGHATNTDLFHYVCVSTIEDLRILAAGTPAAPLMAEGNERMFGSVRAIAASAIQPFNYLPPQAGREAFSFRRYAESEGNQWVFLTFRDDQLQSLKPIISAILDVVSKVVLSQDPDPARRTWLMIDECASLNKIGSLADFLTKARKSGGCAVIGLQNIDQFRENYGHQTANVLVSCLSSWLILRVMDGETAEYMSKTLGDQEVWRTSEGKSHATGLEFEDKTSENTSIQRQRTILPSQIQNLPEREGYLVLGGAYDIVKISLGIPAALPDPAPRFEPVAYIPQAQPAQQQEEAPATVSNSCLPFDLPEDDDTPQV, encoded by the coding sequence ATGTTTGAATCCATCTACACAATAATTTTTGTCATTGCTGTTTTGTCATTAATCGCCGCACGGATTTATATCTATTCGGCAGATAATATGAAATTCAAATTATTCATTATCCCGACAGTTGCAAGTCTGGTTTTCAGCATTAACCCGGCAAACCACGATGCATTTTTTAGCAGCTGGCTTGGTTACTTTGCAGCCGTATTTATCATCATGAGCGTTTGGGAATTCGCCATAAAAGAGCATATTGCAAGTTGGCTGGATGCCGCGGATAGCGATCCCAATCATGTGCGTGGTTCGTCAATCTCCAGTCATAGCAAAGTGATAAAACAAATGCGCAAAGCGGGTGTGACGGCGGATTTAAGTCTCGCTGGCGTGCCAGTCCCAGACAATCTGGAACCCTATCATTTCCTGTTCGCAGGAGCGACAGGTACGGGTAAATCAGTTGCTTTCATAGAAATGCTGGACAAAATCAAAGCGCGATCCAATCCAACAGAAAAAGTGATTTGTGTGGATTCTGGCGGCGGATTTTACAGCCGATACGCTAACAACTTAACTGACCCTATCCTGTTCAATCCGTTTGATGCGCGTTCAGTCAGTTGGTCACCATTCGCTGAAATGCGCTACCCGTGGGATGCCGACAGCATGGCTAAATCCATCATCCCTGATATGCAAGGGGAAGCGGGGCAGTTCAGTGGGTACGCTCAAACCTTCCTGTCAGTCGTTTTGCTGAGGCTGTTTGAATCTGGACACGCCACCAACACCGACCTGTTCCATTATGTTTGTGTATCCACTATTGAAGACCTGCGGATATTAGCGGCAGGTACACCCGCCGCGCCACTCATGGCCGAAGGCAATGAACGGATGTTCGGAAGTGTTCGAGCCATTGCCGCCAGTGCAATACAGCCCTTTAACTACCTGCCGCCGCAGGCAGGGCGCGAAGCCTTTAGCTTCCGCCGATATGCTGAAAGCGAGGGCAACCAGTGGGTGTTTCTTACTTTCCGTGACGACCAGCTTCAATCATTAAAGCCCATCATTTCAGCAATTCTGGACGTTGTGAGCAAAGTTGTATTATCGCAAGACCCAGATCCAGCCCGCCGCACCTGGCTAATGATTGACGAGTGCGCCAGCCTCAATAAAATCGGATCGCTTGCTGACTTCCTGACCAAAGCCAGAAAATCAGGCGGGTGTGCTGTAATCGGTTTGCAGAACATTGACCAGTTTAGAGAAAACTACGGGCATCAAACGGCTAACGTATTGGTATCGTGTTTATCCAGTTGGCTGATTTTGCGGGTAATGGACGGGGAAACTGCAGAATATATGTCCAAAACACTTGGTGACCAGGAAGTTTGGCGCACGAGTGAAGGCAAAAGCCATGCAACCGGACTTGAGTTTGAGGACAAAACATCCGAAAACACCAGCATCCAACGCCAGCGCACCATATTGCCCAGCCAAATACAGAACTTGCCAGAGCGTGAGGGCTATCTGGTGTTAGGCGGCGCTTACGATATTGTCAAAATTTCGCTAGGCATACCCGCCGCATTGCCAGACCCAGCGCCACGCTTTGAGCCTGTAGCGTACATCCCGCAAGCCCAGCCCGCGCAACAACAGGAAGAAGCGCCAGCCACAGTCAGTAATTCATGCCTGCCTTTTGACCTGCCCGAAGACGACGATACCCCTCAAGTTTAA
- the mobF gene encoding MobF family relaxase — MISCTHFKSAKVAAGYLTKEQNGTQPDKARGEYYADDQVRSAWGGEGAALAGYELDGSVSAADLHKVLSGQFREPANNNTERQLGRIDAEGKTDHRAGMDFTFSAPKSISIAAEIYDSTGIRAAHEAAVNAAMDYLESTCAQTRANGQMVQTQNLVYAKFEHSLTRELDPSTHTHVAIANVTYHNGKAYSLSNEELLNNRATADQIYKNELAAELQMRGYQIEFDKYGNPELMGITAEQRAEFSNRSQQIDDYLKAKGIDPDRATNKQREVACLATRAAKSAPESAAQQRTQWLERAANINLKEPLPRISQAQAYTLNAGKEAVASSIAHLAEREAAFSQKEIYANAAKFSEGRATYSQIRAAMIKAERSGELIRRDDGKLTTLAATASEQALAARLEAGKDAHQAVMTPQAFDKALANFERDKGFALTEEQRAAASMILTGKDAHAGVQGLAGTGKTTMLEFVRVAAESQGWTVTGFSNGANQAQKMQQESGIQTTTTASYLLSQDKAQRDQQRAAAALKTFEAGIKPNLAKLEEQVSNGEAVKEYDSAGNAYIIDKASNTHALALHATSNSTTSRNINHLGLTQSKYQIVNSKGLAGIVGMTTVIKTGGSLKNEAAGALKDSIKSHHIAARLTRTIISKAEGWKSAGTLESAAARIKIAVENRTAHVNALADLKQQAEIKPSRELRIMDEASMSGQKEFANVAQAADGAGAKQIYLGDKLQHQSVEAGTAFEQAQKYMPVSNLEQISRQKTDHAKATVKHILDNKHAVAIRSLPTHQVQSEQTKVKAQYQQKIEHIEAKKSVGEKLNDRDKSTLRMYKDDLKQAAQKDNVTVIKNLAKDYAALSPKERAETIIVTATNADRASINTEIRDQLKAKGEIKDSRTMQVLERKDMTAEQAKRAVNYQQGDIVKFGNAYKNLGLERGELVTVLKTDTRTNTITAMTNRGSTVTYQPDRHQAQAYQAKERELGIGDKIKFAENNRDFDVKNGQSATIERIESASLRVRLEDGKTKTIDMSKYKHIDHAYASTSQAAQGQTVNRTMIHHNTEAGKHGQRETYVNATRARMDTKLYTQDKAKAAEQAGVRIDKTFAISATVPVPQPTPETKQPEPDKTRSRDNDYSL, encoded by the coding sequence ATGATTAGTTGCACCCATTTCAAATCCGCCAAAGTCGCAGCAGGTTACTTAACAAAAGAACAGAACGGCACGCAGCCAGACAAAGCGCGAGGTGAGTATTACGCCGACGACCAGGTTAGATCAGCATGGGGGGGCGAAGGCGCAGCCCTTGCAGGGTATGAGCTTGACGGCAGTGTATCCGCTGCCGATCTGCATAAAGTCCTGTCTGGTCAATTCCGCGAACCTGCAAACAACAACACAGAACGGCAGCTAGGCAGGATAGATGCAGAAGGCAAGACAGACCACCGCGCAGGCATGGACTTTACCTTTAGCGCACCCAAATCTATCTCAATCGCCGCCGAAATCTACGACAGCACAGGCATCCGTGCCGCTCACGAAGCCGCCGTAAACGCGGCCATGGACTATCTGGAATCAACCTGCGCACAAACCCGCGCCAACGGGCAAATGGTGCAAACTCAAAATCTTGTGTATGCCAAGTTTGAGCACAGCCTGACCCGCGAGCTTGATCCCAGCACGCACACCCATGTTGCCATTGCAAATGTCACCTACCACAATGGCAAGGCTTACAGCTTATCCAACGAAGAGCTATTGAATAACCGCGCAACCGCAGACCAGATATACAAAAACGAATTGGCGGCAGAGCTGCAAATGCGCGGCTATCAGATTGAATTCGACAAGTACGGTAATCCTGAGTTAATGGGTATCACCGCCGAACAACGTGCAGAATTCAGCAACCGCAGCCAGCAAATCGACGATTACCTTAAAGCCAAAGGCATAGACCCAGACCGGGCAACCAACAAGCAGCGCGAGGTTGCCTGTCTGGCGACCCGTGCCGCCAAATCGGCACCGGAATCCGCTGCGCAACAGCGGACGCAATGGCTGGAACGCGCAGCAAATATCAACCTGAAAGAGCCGTTACCCCGTATCAGCCAAGCGCAGGCATATACACTGAACGCGGGCAAGGAAGCCGTTGCTTCTTCAATTGCGCACCTTGCAGAACGCGAAGCCGCATTCAGCCAAAAAGAGATTTATGCCAACGCTGCTAAATTCAGCGAGGGGCGGGCAACTTATAGCCAGATACGCGCAGCGATGATCAAGGCAGAGCGCAGCGGCGAGCTTATCCGCCGCGATGACGGCAAGCTAACCACCCTTGCAGCAACGGCCTCAGAACAAGCCCTGGCCGCACGCCTTGAAGCTGGCAAAGACGCGCATCAAGCCGTGATGACGCCGCAGGCATTCGACAAGGCGTTGGCTAACTTTGAGCGTGACAAAGGCTTTGCCCTCACCGAAGAACAGCGGGCAGCCGCCAGCATGATATTAACGGGCAAGGATGCACATGCTGGCGTGCAAGGCTTGGCAGGTACAGGCAAAACCACCATGCTGGAATTTGTGCGCGTAGCCGCAGAAAGCCAAGGCTGGACAGTAACCGGCTTTTCCAATGGCGCAAACCAAGCTCAAAAGATGCAGCAGGAAAGCGGCATCCAGACCACCACAACCGCCAGCTACCTGCTATCGCAAGACAAGGCACAACGTGACCAGCAACGCGCCGCCGCAGCCCTCAAAACCTTTGAGGCAGGCATCAAACCCAATCTGGCAAAACTGGAAGAACAGGTGAGCAATGGCGAAGCCGTCAAAGAGTATGACAGCGCGGGCAATGCCTACATCATCGACAAAGCAAGCAACACCCATGCACTTGCCTTGCACGCCACCAGCAACAGCACCACGAGCCGCAACATCAACCATCTAGGCTTGACTCAGAGCAAATACCAGATTGTTAACAGCAAGGGGCTGGCGGGTATCGTGGGCATGACCACCGTTATTAAAACGGGCGGCAGCTTGAAGAATGAAGCCGCAGGCGCATTGAAAGACAGCATCAAATCCCACCATATTGCCGCACGCTTGACCCGCACCATCATTAGCAAAGCCGAGGGCTGGAAATCCGCAGGCACGCTGGAAAGTGCAGCAGCACGCATCAAGATAGCCGTTGAAAACCGTACAGCGCACGTCAACGCACTAGCAGACCTCAAGCAACAAGCTGAAATCAAGCCCAGCCGCGAATTACGCATCATGGACGAAGCATCCATGAGCGGGCAGAAAGAATTTGCCAACGTAGCGCAAGCGGCAGACGGCGCAGGCGCAAAGCAGATTTATCTGGGTGACAAGCTCCAACATCAATCCGTTGAAGCAGGAACAGCCTTTGAGCAAGCCCAGAAGTACATGCCTGTATCTAACCTGGAACAGATTAGCCGCCAAAAAACCGACCACGCAAAAGCTACCGTCAAGCACATACTGGACAACAAGCACGCAGTGGCAATCCGCAGCTTACCCACTCACCAAGTCCAGAGCGAGCAAACTAAAGTCAAAGCCCAATATCAGCAAAAGATTGAGCACATAGAAGCCAAGAAATCAGTAGGAGAGAAGCTGAACGACCGCGACAAATCAACGCTCAGAATGTACAAGGACGATCTGAAACAAGCCGCGCAGAAAGATAACGTGACCGTCATCAAAAACCTTGCCAAAGATTACGCCGCCTTATCACCCAAAGAGCGCGCTGAAACCATTATTGTGACTGCCACCAACGCCGACCGCGCCAGCATCAATACGGAAATTCGCGACCAGCTCAAAGCCAAGGGCGAAATCAAGGACAGCCGCACTATGCAAGTGCTGGAGCGCAAAGACATGACCGCAGAACAAGCCAAACGCGCAGTCAACTACCAGCAGGGCGACATTGTTAAATTCGGCAACGCTTACAAAAATCTAGGTTTGGAGCGTGGCGAACTGGTAACAGTATTAAAGACTGATACGCGCACCAACACAATTACCGCCATGACCAACAGGGGAAGCACTGTGACTTATCAACCCGACCGCCACCAAGCCCAAGCCTATCAAGCTAAAGAGCGAGAACTAGGTATAGGCGACAAGATTAAATTTGCGGAAAACAACCGTGATTTTGACGTTAAAAACGGGCAAAGCGCGACCATAGAACGAATCGAAAGCGCAAGCCTGAGGGTCAGGCTGGAAGACGGCAAGACCAAAACCATCGACATGAGCAAGTACAAGCATATCGACCACGCCTACGCCTCAACCAGCCAAGCCGCACAAGGGCAGACAGTGAACAGGACAATGATTCATCACAACACCGAAGCGGGCAAGCACGGGCAACGTGAGACCTATGTAAATGCTACCCGCGCACGTATGGACACCAAACTATATACGCAGGATAAAGCCAAAGCAGCAGAACAGGCTGGCGTGCGAATAGATAAAACTTTCGCCATATCTGCCACTGTGCCCGTGCCACAACCCACACCAGAAACCAAGCAGCCAGAACCCGACAAAACGAGAAGCCGTGACAACGATTACAGCCTTTAA
- a CDS encoding ATP-binding protein, producing the protein MQLSAVILENFRGYKHNTRVEIGDLTTFIGKNDAGKSTVLEALEIFFNDSKPDRGDACVHGANTIVRIGCAFSSLPHSIVLDAAAETSLADEYLLNKNGELELIKEWDCSAKTPKESVFSSAWHPDNADASDLLTLKNADLKSRIKKLAIPEADINLTINGSMRQAIRDACQPLSFALKMIPLDKEDAKKIWDQIKPQLPMYALFRSDRPSQDGDEEVQNPLKFAITQALKELEPDLKKIEEAVRQRAEDVANRTLAKLHEMDSRLASELKPFFKTDPKWDVFKFGLVGDNDIPVNKRGSGVRRLILLNFFRAEAERRRTEKGALSVIYAIEEPETSQHPDNQRLLVQALKELATDTNTQVLVTSHTPGLAGLLPSDSLRYVFKDDEGCAAVKACADDDLTTIANELGVLPDRRVQALIFVEGTNDVEFFERISSVLKPQIPSVVDLLGDNRIALVPLGGGSLKQWVAKHYLRNLNLPEIHIYDRDDTNPPKYQPECDTVNSRTDGSWAVITSKREIENYLHTDAIMESLNVNINFGDMCDVPLLVAEEIHNTSGSPKAWNDVLTNQKELADKINRAKKRLNRDATSKMTYARLQQSDPAGDVIGWLTKIHTMLT; encoded by the coding sequence ATGCAGCTTTCAGCCGTAATTCTTGAAAATTTTCGTGGATACAAACACAACACTCGTGTCGAGATTGGAGATTTGACCACCTTTATCGGAAAAAACGATGCGGGTAAGTCAACCGTACTTGAAGCACTTGAAATATTCTTCAACGATAGCAAGCCAGATCGTGGAGACGCATGCGTACACGGTGCAAATACTATCGTCCGCATAGGCTGCGCCTTTTCTAGCCTGCCTCACTCAATCGTGCTTGATGCTGCGGCTGAAACTTCGCTTGCAGACGAGTATCTACTTAATAAAAATGGTGAGCTGGAACTAATTAAAGAGTGGGACTGCTCAGCCAAAACCCCGAAGGAATCTGTATTTTCATCCGCTTGGCATCCAGATAACGCCGACGCCTCAGACCTCCTCACACTCAAAAATGCTGACCTTAAAAGCCGAATAAAAAAACTAGCGATACCAGAAGCAGATATCAATCTTACGATCAATGGAAGCATGCGACAGGCCATTCGTGACGCGTGCCAACCACTGTCATTCGCACTGAAAATGATTCCTTTGGACAAAGAAGATGCGAAGAAAATTTGGGATCAAATTAAACCACAGCTTCCTATGTATGCGCTTTTTCGATCTGACCGCCCAAGCCAGGATGGTGACGAAGAGGTACAAAACCCACTCAAATTTGCCATCACCCAAGCTCTAAAAGAACTGGAACCAGACCTAAAGAAAATAGAAGAAGCCGTTCGCCAACGGGCAGAAGATGTAGCCAACCGCACGTTGGCCAAGTTGCACGAAATGGATAGCCGTCTAGCCAGCGAACTCAAACCATTCTTCAAAACAGATCCAAAGTGGGACGTTTTCAAATTTGGGTTGGTAGGCGACAATGACATTCCTGTAAACAAGCGTGGCAGCGGGGTTCGACGACTTATTTTATTGAACTTCTTCCGAGCAGAAGCAGAACGCCGACGCACCGAAAAGGGGGCGTTAAGCGTCATCTATGCAATTGAAGAGCCTGAAACCTCGCAACACCCGGATAATCAAAGACTACTTGTTCAAGCTCTCAAGGAATTGGCAACAGATACCAATACGCAGGTTCTAGTTACATCCCATACGCCTGGACTCGCTGGACTTCTTCCAAGTGATAGCCTGCGTTATGTTTTCAAGGACGATGAAGGCTGCGCAGCAGTAAAAGCATGTGCTGATGATGATTTGACCACGATTGCTAATGAACTCGGTGTATTGCCCGATCGTCGGGTTCAAGCATTAATTTTCGTAGAGGGAACAAATGACGTTGAGTTCTTTGAACGCATAAGTTCTGTACTCAAACCGCAAATTCCCAGCGTGGTAGACTTACTTGGCGACAATCGAATAGCACTTGTCCCATTGGGCGGTGGCTCTCTAAAGCAATGGGTTGCCAAGCATTATCTCAGAAATCTGAATCTTCCTGAAATCCATATTTATGACCGAGATGATACTAATCCACCAAAATATCAGCCCGAATGCGACACAGTGAATTCCCGTACAGATGGATCATGGGCGGTCATCACCAGTAAACGTGAAATCGAGAACTACTTACATACTGACGCGATTATGGAAAGCTTGAACGTTAATATTAATTTTGGGGACATGTGTGATGTGCCCTTGCTGGTGGCTGAGGAAATTCACAATACTTCAGGCAGCCCCAAAGCATGGAATGATGTTCTGACCAATCAGAAAGAGTTGGCAGACAAGATAAATCGCGCCAAAAAACGACTGAATCGTGACGCAACTTCCAAAATGACATATGCACGTCTACAGCAGAGCGATCCTGCTGGCGATGTTATTGGATGGCTGACGAAAATACACACCATGCTTACGTGA
- a CDS encoding glycine zipper 2TM domain-containing protein codes for MNTLKKSFAVLALLTATSLTAGCAGTYGTNGVGSGDYSSQQARQAQQVETGTVVSFRYITINTSTATSAGVGTGVGALLGGVLGSQVGSGNGKTIASALGAVGGGLAGNATEHQISNQRGIEITVRMGSGQLKAISQAVDGETFRVGDRVQVIGSMWGGVARVTH; via the coding sequence ATGAACACACTAAAAAAATCATTCGCGGTTTTGGCATTGCTGACCGCAACCTCACTAACCGCAGGATGCGCAGGCACTTATGGCACAAACGGCGTAGGCAGCGGTGACTATAGCAGCCAGCAGGCGCGACAAGCGCAGCAGGTGGAGACTGGCACTGTGGTCAGCTTCCGTTATATCACCATCAATACCAGCACGGCCACAAGTGCGGGTGTTGGTACTGGCGTAGGTGCGCTATTAGGTGGCGTGCTAGGCTCTCAGGTAGGCAGCGGTAACGGCAAAACCATTGCAAGCGCACTAGGTGCAGTTGGTGGTGGTTTAGCGGGCAATGCCACAGAACACCAGATCAGCAATCAGCGCGGGATTGAAATCACGGTACGCATGGGCAGCGGACAGCTAAAAGCGATTAGCCAAGCTGTTGACGGTGAGACTTTCCGAGTGGGTGACCGTGTGCAGGTAATTGGCAGCATGTGGGGCGGTGTGGCGCGGGTGACGCATTAA
- a CDS encoding AlwI family type II restriction endonuclease has protein sequence MRPWHLGNTTVRSPFRLRDGLVALSTSSLQGNLRGQEQEIALRRLLGEHGIVELGEDETYSVGRKWRSALNKLGFLYPEVPPASGIPQSEIGPIDMITPNGWRLIRADTVPAMQECFLRALAAHYIPSALERKFDFAVFSPLRHTLAIMLELEKQTGESRLNFVEMAIVVQLTSNDESLADIVAQVLALRARRLASPNKRKFDRQEREAAAMLHGYAAGTFNDYADTNLRYLKATGLVQSKGRGLSLVPEKHVFVEKLIQDTGIPDSDRSYFITLCNGAKLPTDNKDSALAVLDDLLQQLEKRGIPFDATGKPTDTPADIAIIRHQIEGILSERNEEEYATRQAADWEEIAAYMELIITRKGKKTLSNGEDIEVPQAEAPAYFEWVLWRAFLAINSLENKPYEARRFKIDQDFLPVGTAPGNGPDLIFEFHDFVIVVEVTLTDNSRQEAAEGEPVRRHVADLVSHYGMKSGKPVYGLFIANRIDSNTAETFRIGVWFTRTDDKMRLDIIPVTLVQFKAFFEALFTSGRIEAGLIRELLDLCGDLRPAHEAPAWKGEIDLAINRHIAALLQ, from the coding sequence AGGCCGTGGCATTTAGGAAATACGACTGTCCGCAGCCCTTTCCGGTTGCGTGATGGTCTGGTGGCGCTGTCCACGTCATCGCTGCAAGGCAACTTGCGAGGACAAGAACAGGAAATCGCTTTGCGCCGTTTACTAGGCGAGCACGGCATTGTTGAACTTGGCGAAGATGAAACCTACAGTGTTGGGCGCAAGTGGCGCTCTGCCCTGAATAAGCTGGGTTTTCTTTATCCAGAAGTGCCGCCCGCCTCTGGTATTCCACAAAGCGAAATCGGCCCCATCGACATGATTACGCCGAACGGCTGGCGGCTGATTCGTGCCGATACTGTGCCCGCGATGCAGGAGTGTTTTTTGCGGGCGCTGGCCGCGCATTACATCCCTTCCGCATTGGAACGGAAGTTCGATTTTGCAGTATTCTCACCGCTACGGCATACGCTGGCCATCATGCTTGAGCTGGAAAAGCAAACCGGGGAAAGCCGTCTCAATTTTGTTGAAATGGCGATTGTTGTGCAGCTCACCAGCAACGACGAATCACTGGCTGACATCGTTGCTCAGGTGTTGGCATTGCGTGCGCGGCGACTTGCGTCCCCAAACAAACGCAAGTTCGACCGACAGGAGCGCGAAGCAGCCGCAATGCTGCACGGATACGCCGCAGGCACATTCAATGACTATGCCGATACTAATTTACGCTACCTCAAAGCGACAGGGCTTGTGCAAAGCAAGGGGCGTGGCCTTTCTCTGGTGCCGGAGAAGCACGTTTTCGTTGAGAAGCTGATTCAGGATACCGGGATTCCCGACTCTGACCGCTCTTATTTCATCACCTTGTGCAACGGTGCAAAGCTGCCGACTGACAATAAGGATTCAGCACTGGCCGTGCTGGATGACCTATTACAGCAGCTTGAAAAGCGCGGCATTCCATTTGACGCGACAGGCAAGCCGACGGACACCCCGGCAGATATAGCGATCATTCGTCACCAGATCGAGGGGATTTTGTCAGAGCGGAACGAAGAAGAATATGCAACTCGGCAAGCGGCAGACTGGGAAGAAATCGCCGCATACATGGAACTCATCATTACCAGAAAAGGTAAAAAGACCCTCTCAAATGGCGAGGACATCGAAGTGCCACAGGCCGAAGCACCTGCCTATTTCGAGTGGGTTCTATGGCGTGCCTTCCTTGCCATCAACAGCTTGGAAAACAAGCCGTATGAGGCAAGGCGCTTTAAGATTGATCAAGACTTTTTGCCCGTTGGCACAGCGCCGGGGAATGGACCTGACTTGATCTTTGAGTTTCACGATTTTGTGATCGTGGTTGAAGTAACCTTGACCGACAATTCGCGGCAGGAAGCCGCCGAGGGTGAGCCAGTGCGCCGTCATGTGGCGGATCTTGTTTCCCACTATGGGATGAAATCTGGCAAGCCTGTGTATGGGCTATTCATTGCAAATCGCATAGACTCCAACACCGCCGAGACATTCAGAATTGGCGTATGGTTTACGCGGACGGATGACAAGATGCGGCTGGACATTATTCCGGTGACACTTGTACAGTTTAAGGCATTTTTTGAAGCCTTGTTCACATCTGGTCGCATTGAAGCTGGCTTAATTCGTGAGCTGCTCGACCTGTGCGGTGACTTGCGGCCAGCACATGAAGCGCCTGCATGGAAAGGCGAAATTGATCTAGCCATCAACCGACATATTGCCGCATTGCTCCAATGA
- a CDS encoding tyrosine-type recombinase/integrase, with protein MALTAVKVSKTKATDKPQKLSDGGGLYLLIHPNGGKYWRLDYRFDGKRKTLAIGVYPDVALVEARERREEARKQIKNGVDPCGTKKAARQTATAEVTNSFKSIALEYHPIKVPTWTAGHAKQWLVNLERYAFPKLGDRPISEIEPLDVVAVLRDLEERKNYETRDRLGQSIGAVFKYAIATGRAKYNPVADIRIALVERPKTINFKCISPAELPVFLRAVAAYESLDKVSPIAISAFKLVMLTATRTSEVRFAKWCDFDLDEGLWVIPEEQQGRKGKHGKRKAHTVPLSSQVVAILRALFPITGGGDFVFPNRNTHGRVISENTILKIIETIGYKGRMTGHGFRSLARTILGEMGYRREVLEAMLSHAIENQTEAAYVRTNYLEERRGIMQKWADYLDTVRSSADIVELKRA; from the coding sequence ATGGCACTCACTGCGGTTAAGGTAAGTAAAACTAAGGCGACCGATAAACCGCAGAAGTTGAGTGATGGCGGTGGTTTGTATTTGCTCATTCACCCGAATGGCGGTAAATACTGGCGACTTGATTATCGCTTTGATGGTAAACGTAAAACTTTGGCTATTGGTGTTTATCCTGACGTAGCCTTGGTTGAAGCGAGAGAACGGCGCGAAGAGGCGCGTAAGCAGATAAAAAATGGTGTTGACCCTTGCGGAACCAAGAAAGCTGCCAGGCAAACTGCAACAGCGGAAGTTACAAACAGCTTTAAGAGTATCGCGTTGGAGTATCACCCAATCAAAGTACCAACATGGACGGCAGGTCACGCCAAGCAGTGGTTAGTTAATTTGGAACGCTATGCTTTTCCAAAGCTTGGTGATAGGCCGATCAGTGAGATTGAGCCTCTGGATGTCGTGGCGGTATTGCGTGATCTGGAAGAACGTAAGAATTATGAAACACGTGACAGGTTAGGGCAATCAATTGGCGCAGTATTCAAGTATGCGATAGCCACAGGGCGGGCTAAATACAATCCGGTTGCAGATATTAGAATCGCGCTGGTTGAGCGTCCAAAGACAATAAATTTTAAATGTATCAGTCCTGCTGAATTGCCTGTTTTTTTGCGTGCGGTTGCAGCTTACGAGAGTTTAGATAAGGTGTCACCTATTGCAATATCAGCTTTTAAGTTGGTTATGTTGACTGCAACCCGTACCAGCGAAGTACGCTTCGCAAAATGGTGTGATTTTGATCTTGATGAAGGGTTATGGGTGATTCCTGAAGAACAGCAGGGACGCAAAGGCAAGCACGGCAAGCGCAAGGCCCACACCGTACCCCTATCATCTCAGGTTGTAGCGATCTTACGCGCACTCTTCCCAATTACTGGCGGTGGCGATTTTGTATTTCCGAATCGAAATACGCACGGGCGGGTTATCAGTGAAAATACGATATTGAAAATTATTGAAACCATTGGTTATAAAGGCAGGATGACCGGGCACGGCTTCCGAAGCCTTGCGCGTACTATTTTGGGTGAAATGGGATATCGGCGTGAGGTGCTGGAAGCGATGCTATCACATGCAATTGAAAATCAGACTGAGGCGGCTTACGTTCGTACTAATTATCTGGAAGAACGGCGGGGCATTATGCAGAAATGGGCCGATTATTTGGACACGGTTAGATCGAGTGCGGATATTGTGGAATTGAAGCGGGCTTAA